CACCGCACCCCGACGACTTCGACCCGGACCGCACCGGCCGGGCGAGCGTGGTCGAGGTGCGCGGCACCGTGCACTGGGTGACCCACCGCGACGGCCCGGTCCGGGCGCTGGCCGAGCAGCCGGGCGTGCGAGCCCGCCTGCCGCGCGTGGTCGGCGACGGCGTCGTGTGGGTCACCGACGCCGACGGCGAGGAGAGCCTGGAGTTCGCCCCGGTCGGCGGCGTCGAGCCGGGCAACGAACCGCGCCGGGTGGCCGTCGGCAGGCTCGGCCGGGTGCTGGAGCTGGCCGTCTCCCCGGACGGCCGCCGGCTCGCGGTCGCCACGCACGACGGCAGGCTGCTGCTGGTCGAGGTCGAGTCCGGCGAGGTGCGCGAGGTCCTGTCGGGGGCGAACCCGCACGTCAGCGACCTGGCCTTCGCCCCGGACTCGAACTGGCTGGCCTGGTCCCACCCCGGCCCGCGCCCGCTCCAGCACATCCGGATGACCAACACCACCGACCTGTCGGTCGTGGACGTCACGCCGCTGCGCTTCTCCGACTTCTCGCCCGCGTTCACCGAGGACGGCCGGTACCTGGCGTTCCTGTCGGTCCGCAGCTTCGACCCGGTCTACGACGCGCACGTGTTCGACCTGTCCTTCCCCACCGGCTGCCGCCCCTACCTGGTGCCGCTCGCGGCGACCACGCCGTCGCCGTTCGACCCGCTGCGCCTGGGCCGCCCGGTCGGCGACGACCCGGCCGACAAGGACAAGGAGAAGGACGACGAGAACCCGATCACCGTGGTCGACCTGGACGGGTTGGCCGACCGCGTGGTGACCGTGCCCGTCGCCGCCGCCCGCTACGCCGGCCTCACCGCGGCCAAGGGCGGCCTGCTGTGGCTGCGCTCGTCGGTGCGCGGCGTGCTGGGCGACGGCCTGGCCGACGGCGGCCACCCGCCGCGCGCCGTGCTGGAGCGGTTCGACCTGGCCAAGTCGCGCACCGACGTGCTGGTCGACGGCGTGGACGCGTTCGCGGTGACCGGCGACGGCCAGCGGATGGTCGTCCAGGACGGCGACGACCTGCGGGTCGTGCCCGCCGACCGGAAGGTCGACGCGGAGGACACCGACTCGGTGGACGTGGACCTGTCCCGGGTGCGGGTGGTGGTCGACCGGGCGGCCGAGTGGCGGCAGGCGTACGCCGAGGCCGGCCGGCTCATGCGGGACAACTTCTGGCGCACCGACATGGGCGGCGTGGACTGGGCGGGCGTGCTGGAGCGCTACCGGCCCCTGGTGGACCGGCTCGGCAGCTACGCCGACCTGGTCGACCTGCTGTGGGAGGTGCAGGGCGAGCTGGGCACGTCCCACGCCTACGTCATCCCCTCCGGCAGCCCGCGCGGGCGGACCGTCGGCCTGCTCGGCGCCGACCTGGAGCGGGACGAGCACGGCGCGTGGCGCGTGCTGCGGGTCATCCCCGGCGAGACGTCGGACCCGGCGGCGCGGTCGCCGCTGGCCGCGCCCGGGGTCGCGGTGCGCGCCGGTGACGCGGTCGTGGCCGTGGACGGGCGGCAGGTCGACCCGGTGACCGGCCCCGCGCCGCTGCTGGTGGGCACGGCGGGCAAGCCGGTGGAGCTGACCGTGCGGCCGGGCGGCGGCGGCGAGCCGCGGCGCGTCGTGGTGGTGCCGCTGGCGGACGACGAGCCGCTGCGCTACCACGCGTGGGTGGCCGACCGGCGGGCCCGCGTGCACGAGCTGTCCGGCGGGCGCGTCGGGTACCTGCACGTGCCGGACATGACCGGCGCCGGCTGGGCGCAGCTGCACCGCGACCTGCGGGTGGAGCTGGCCCGCGAGGCGGTCGTGCTGGACGTGCGCGAGAACGGCGGCGGGCACACCTCCGAGCTGGTCGTGGAGAAGCTGGGGCGCCGGATCATCGGCTGGTCGGTGGCCCGCGGGTACACCACGGCCGACAGCTACCCCGGTGACGCGCCGCGCGGGCCCGTGGTGGCCATCGCGGACGAGTTCGCCGGGTCGGACGGCGACATCGTGAACGTGGCGATCAAGGAGATGGGCATCGGGCCGGTGGTCGGCACCCGCACGTGGGGCGGGGTGATCGGCATCGACATGAGGTACTCGCTGGTCGACGGGACGCTGGTGACCCAGCCCCGGTACGCGACGTGGTTCGCCGGGCCGGGGTGGGGCGTGGAGAACCACGGCGTCGACCCGGACGTGGAGGTGGTGGTGACGCCGCAGGACCGGGTGGCCGGGCGCGACCCGCAGCTCGACACCGCGGTCCGGCTGGCCCTGGAGGCGCTGGAGGTGCGCCCGGCCGCGGTCCCGCCCGAGCTGCCGCCGCTCACCTGATCGAGATCACCTGGGCGTGTGATCTCGCGGTGGTTGCGACCGCCGGTCCTTACCCGATCATGAGTAGCACGCGAGATCGGGGTCGGGGGTTCGGTGAGTCATCGTTTGTCGCCGCGTTCGGGGCGCGGGTGCTTCTTGGCGGTGGTGGTGCTGCCGCTCGCGGCGGCAGGCGGGGTCGCGGCGCTGGTGCTGGCGTTCCGGCAGCCCGACCCGGCGGCCGACCGGGCGGGCGGCGAGGTGGTCGTGACGGCGCGGCCGACGCAGGTGAGCGCGCGGGCCGGCGTGCCGCCCGCACCGCTGACGCAGGCGGTCCTGTCCGAGGTGACGGGCGCGGTGACGGGCGCGCAGCCGGACCGCCGGGAGGTCCGCACCGGCGAGTGGCCGCCGACCCGCGGCCGGTGGCCCGGCGTGCTGCCCCGGTGGGGCGAGCCGTTCCGGCCGGACGGGTCGCCGCGCCCGGGGGGCGCCCCGCCGGTCCACGACGTGCTGCCGCCGATCGGCGAGGTGCTGCCGCCGGCGCCGGTGACCACGACGGTGGGCGGCGCGGTGCCGGACCCCACGTCGGCGGACCCCACGCAGGCGCCGACCACGCCGCCGGACCGGCCCACCTCCGCGCCGGTCGGGTCGACCGCGCCCGGCACGCCGACGACCGAGCCCGGGACGGTGCCCGGCAACCCGCCCGGCGGCCCTTCCGGCAACCCGACGGGCGGCCCTTCCGGCACCGCGCCGGGGACGACACCCGGCACCCCACCCGGGACCACGCCGGGGACGACGGCACCCACCGGTCGACCCGAGCCCGGCCGCGCGGTGCGGCCGGGCTGAGGTTCCGGGCCCGGAGTGCCGGGCCTTGGAGTGCTGGGCCTTGAGTTCCGGGTCCGAGGTCCCGGGTCCGGCGTGCCGGGTCCGAGGTTCCGGGGTCGGAGTGCCGGGCCCGGAGCCCCGGGCCGGTTCCCGCGGTCCCGATCAGCCGCCGGATCGGCCCTCGAACAGGGTGTCGCCCCAGAACCCGCCCTCGCGCACCCCCGGCGGCACGGCGAAGTGCCCCGAACCGGTGTGCTCCAGGTACTCCATCATCCTGTCCTTGGTCGACAGCGCCATCTGCATGGGCACGAACTGCCTGCCGGTGTCCCGGTTGAAGCAGACGAAGAACAGCCCCGCGTCGAGGTGCCCCAGCCCGTCGGTCCCGTCCGTGAAGTTGTACCCCCGGCGCAGGATCCGCACGCCGCCCAGGTGCTCGGCGGAGGCCAGCCGCACGTGCGCGTCCTCCTTGACCAGGTACTCGCCGCCCGCGCCCTTCACGTGCAGGTCGACCGGGTCGAACTCGGCGAGCTGCCCGAGCGGCGCCCCGGTGCCCTTGGCCCGCCCGACGACCGCCTCCTGCTCGGCCAGCGACGTGCGGTCCCAGACCTCGACGTGCATCCGGATCCGCCGCGCCACCAGGTAGGTGCCGCCGACCAGCCAGTCCGGGCCGTCGCCGGGGGCGACCCACACGTGCTCGCGCAGCGCGTCGGCGTCCTCGGCCTTGATGTTGTTCGTGCCGTCCTTGAAGCCGAACAGGTTGCGCGGCGTGCTCTGGGACGTGGAGGTGGAGGAGGTGCGGCCGAACCCGAGCTGCGACCACCGCACCCGCACCCGCCCGAACCCGATGCGCACCAGGTTGCGGATGGCGTGCACGGCCACCTGCGGGTCGTTCGCGCACGCCTGGAGGCACAGGTCGCCGCCGCACCGCCGCTCGTCGAGGTCGTCGGACGGGAACCGGGGCAGCTCGACCAGCTTCGGCGGCCTGCGGTCGGCCAGGCCGAACCGGTGGTCGAACAGCGACGGGCCGAAGCCGAGGGTGAGGGTCAGCGCGGACGCGGGCAGGTCGAGCGCCTCGCCGGTGTCCTCGGGCGGTGCCTGGGGGCTGCCGCCGACCGCGCCGCCCTCGGCGGCCTCCTGCCCGGCGGTCATCCGGCGGGCCGCCGCGGTCCACTCCCGCAGCAGGTCGACCAGCTCGGCGCGGTCGTCGGTGGTCACGTCGAGCGCGACGAAGTGCATCCGGTCCTGCGCGGGCGTGGTGATGCCCGCCTGGTGCTCGCCGTGGAACGGCACGGCCTCGGCGCCGGTCGGCCGCACCCGCTCGGACGACGCCGCCCCGCCGACCAGCGCGCCGGCCGCCGCGCCCGCGCCCGCCAGGGCCGCGCCGGCCCCGGCGAACCCGAGGAGCCTGCGCCGGGGCAGGCCGCCGGTCACCGCGACACCACCTCGGCGACGCGGCTGATCGGCTCGCCGAGCGCGTCCACGGCCGCCGACAGCGCCTGCACGTCCGACTCGCCCAGCGCGGTGTAGAGCCGGAAGCCGTCGCCGTCGCGGTAGGTCTCCAGCAGGTCGTCGAGCGCCTTGAACTTCTGGTCCACGGTCGCCGCCAGCGCCGCGTCCCGCTCCTCGATCACCGGCCGCAGCGCGGCGACGGCGGCCTGCGAGCCGTCGACGTTGGCGCGGAAGTCCCACAGGTCGGTGTGCGAGTAGCGGTCCTCCTCGCCGGTGATCTTGCCGGTGGCGACCTCGTCCAGCAGCTCCTTGGCGCCGTTGGCCAGCTGCAGCGGGGTCAGCTCGACGGCCTTGGCCTTCGCGACGACCTCCTTGACGTCGGTGAGCAGCCGGTCGGCGATCGAGGCGGTGTCGGCCTGCGGGCCGGCCTGCCAGAGGTCCTTCTCCAGGCGGTGGAAGCCGGTGAACTCCACGCCCTCCTCGATGACGTCCTCGCGGCCGTCGACCTTCGGGTCGAGGTCGCCGAAGCTCTCCGCGACGGGCTCGATGCGCTCCCAGTAGGTGCGCGCGACCGGGTAGAGCGCCTTGGCCCGCTCCACGTCACCGGCCTTGACCGCGTCGACGAACTCGGTGGTCTTGGCCAGCAGGCCGTCGGCCTGGGAGTTGACGTACCGCTGGTAGCCCTTGGTGGCCTCGGCGAGCGCGGCGTCGGCGTCGGCGGACTTCCTCGCCTCGCCGTCGACGGTGAACGCGCCGCGGATGCCGTCGCCCTTCATGCCCGGCTTGCACGCGGTCTGGAGCTCGCCCGCCTCGGTGACCTCCACGATCAGCCGCCGGGTGAGGCCGGGCCCGATGTTCTCGACCTCGCCGAGGATGCGGTCGCCGGGGGCGTAGAGGTAGAACTCGGTGACCTTGGTGCCCTTGTTGGTGACCTCGAAGGTGACGTTGCCGGTCTTCGCGCTGGTGCGGGCGACCTTGCAGGCGTCGTCGGTGGCCTCGACGGCGATCGGGCCGTCGGCACCCGCGGTGGTCTCCGGTCCGCCGCACGCGGCGAGCAGGAGCAGCGACGCGGCGGTGAGCGCACGGGCGGTCGTGGGCACGGGTGGTTCTCCGGTTTCAGCTACGCGCGCCGGCGGCGGCGCGGGTTCTCGGGCGGATCAGGAACAGCGGCAGGACGACCAGCACGTAGGCGCTCCAGGCGGCGGCCTGGAGGACCGTGGTGCGCTGGGAGTAGTTGAAGATCCCCTTGAGCAGCGCGCCGTACCAGGAGTCCTCCGGGACGGTGTCACCCAGGTCGAAGGCCAGCACGTCGAGGCCGGGCAGGATGGCCGCCTCCTGGAGGTCGTGCAGGCCGTAGGCGAGCACGCCCGCCGCCACGAACACCAGCAGCGCGCCGGTCCAGGTGAAGAACGCGCCGAGGTCGAACCGGATCGCGCCCCGGTAGAGCAGGTACGCGAGTGCGACGGCCACGCCGATGCCGACCAGGAAGCCGATCAGCGGCTGCACCGTGCTGCCCGCGGCCTGGACGCTGGAGTAGAAGAACACGGCGGTCTCCAGCCCCTCGCGCCCGACCGCGAGGAACGCCAGCACGACCACCGCCAGGGGGCCGACCTCCAGGGCCCGGTCGAGCTTGCCGCGCAGGTCGGCGGCGATGGTGCGGGCGGTGGCGCGCATCCAGAAGACCATGCCGGTCACGAACGCCACGGCCAGCAGCGACATCCCGCCGCCGAACGCCTCCTGCTGCTCGAAGGTCATGGTGGCCGCGGTGAACGAGACGACCGCGCCGAACACGACCGACAGCGCGACGGCCGCGGCCACGCCCAGCCAGACCTGCGGCAGCCGCGACCGGCGGTCGGTCCTGACCAGGAAGGCGACCAGGATGCTGACGACCAGGGCGGCTTCCAGGCCCTCGCGCAACCCGATCAGCCCGTTGCTGAGCAGCACGGCGGCTCCCCGGGAAGAAGTTAGATGAGGCTCACCGAATTTAGGCAAGGCTGGGCTCTCTCGTCCAGCACACAAACGAGGTCAAATGTGGTAATGGGGACAAGAGCCCCAAATTGCTCCGTGATCCAGCCCTCGGCGGCACGTAGCCTGGGTTCGTGGTAGTCCCGCCCCCGTCGAAGACGAAGCCCGGGCCGCGCGCCCGCGGTCGCGCCGGCGAAGTCGTCGGGCGCCTGTTCCTGGTGCTGCTCCTGCTCGCCGTCGCGGCCGGCGGCGCCTGGGCGCTGGGCCGGTTCAACCGCCCCGGCCCGCGCGAGGCCGCCGACCCGCCGTTCCCGGTGCCGTTCCTGGAGGTCGAGCCGGGTGCCGCCGCACCGGGTTCGGGCGGCCGGGTGCCCGCGGCCGGCCCGGCCACCGCGGACCCCCTGGTGGAGTGGGCGTCCTCCCTGGCGGCGGAGATCGACGTCCCGGCCCGCGCGCTGCGCGCCTACGCCACCGCCGACCTGGCCATGCGCGCCCAGCAGCCGGGGTGCCGGATCTCCTGGGCGACCCTGGCGGGCATCGGCCGCGTCGAGTCCTTCCACGGCACCATCGGCGGCCTGGAGCTCGGCGAGGACGGCCGCCCGTCCCGCCCGATCATCGGCATCCCGCTCGACGGCTCGCCGGGGGTCAAGGCGATCCCCGACTCCGACGGCGGCCGGCTGGACGAGGACACGCGGTGGGACCGGGCCGTGGGGCCGATGCAGTTCATCCCCACCACGTGGGCGCGCTACGCGGTCCGCGCCAACGGCGACGGAAACAGCCCGGACCCGCAGAACATCGACGACGCCGCCCTGGCCGCCGCCCGGTACCTGTGCTCGGGCGGGCGCGACCTGGGCACCGGCGCAGGCTGGTGGGCGGCCGTGCTGGACTACAACGCCTCGACCGAGTACGGGCAGAAGGTGTTCAGCGGGGCCGAGGCGTACGCCCGCGCGAGCACCGGGACCTGACCGCGGGCACCGGGCCGACCGCGGGCACCGGCACCGGACGCCGCCGAAGAGCCCTCAGCGGTCCCGCTCGACCGCCAACCGGGCGCTCAGCTCGCCCAACGCCTCCTGGTACTCCGGCGTCGGGTTCATCGCCGCCGCCATCCGGAACTGCGCCAGCGCCTCCGGCAACCGGCTCTGCCGCTGCAGCGTCCGCCCCAGCGCGAACCGCGCGTAGTGGTCGCTCGGGTCGAGCTCCAGCACCTTGCGGAAAGCCGCCTCGGCCCGCTTGAGCTGCGCCGACCCCAGGTACGCCCGGCCCGCGAGCAGCTGCACACCAGCCTGCTCCGGTGCCGCTTCGAGCACGACGGCCAGCTCGCGCAACGCCTCCAGCGGTCGGCGTTGCGCGAGCAGCGCCTCGGCCCGGCGGAACGCCTCGAAGGTGCCGTCTGTCATGGTCCGATCAACGCTACCCGCGCACCCGCCCGGCGTACGACAGCCGACCGGATGACGGGAAACGCGTCTCACCCGAGCAGAGCGTGGTGGAGCCGGTCCAGCACCGGCCGGATCGAGCCGGGTTCCTCCACGTGGGCGTTGTGACCCACCCCGGCCAGCACCATTCCACCCGGCTGGGCCGCCAGCAGGTCCCCGGGCGGGCACATGGGGTCGTCCTCGCCCGCCGCGAGCAGCACCGGGCAGCGGGCCGCGGCGAGCAGCCCGTCCACATCCGGGGCGCCCACCCCGAACGCCGCCGGGTCGAGCGCCGCCCGCCACCCGTCGGGCGTCTCGACCACCCCGTCCTCCAGCGGCACGCCGGCCAGCTTCGCCGCCCACCCCGAAGCTTCGGCCCGCGTCGGGAACACCCTCGGCGGCTTCGCGGCGAGCCCGGCGGCGCGGGCCAGTTCACCCTCCGTCCACCGCAGCTTCACCCCGAGCCCGGCGGCGGCGCGCACGTCCACGCCGAACCACCCGCTCGCCAGCGCCAGGGCGACCACCCCGCCGAGGGAGTGCCCGAGCACGGCGACCGGCCCGGCGGGCACCACCGACGCCACCGCGGCCGCCAGCGAGCCGAACGAGTACCGGCCCAGCGGCGCCGACCGCCCGTGCCCCGGCAGGTCCACGACCAGCCACGACCCGGGCCACGACCCGACCGCGCCGCGCCACGCCGAACCGGTCGCGCCCAGCCCGTGCAGCAGCACCAGCAGGGGGCCCTCGCCACCCCGGGAAACGTGAACCAAGGCTTAACCTCCCCTGAACGCGGCCGTCACGGCGGAGCCGCGGCCGTCCCACACCTTGCACCAACTAGGCTCGTCACCGATACAGAAGATGGTCTGACGAGGGAGCGCACGTGGCGGTCATCGAGCAGGTCGGCGCCCGCGAGATCCTGGACTCGCGAGGCAACCCCACCGTCGAGGTAGAGGTGGCGCTGGACGACGGCACGCTGGAGCGCGCCGCGGTGCCGTCGGGTGCCTCGACCGGTGAGCACGAGGCGGTGGAGCTGAGGGACGGCGACGCCAAGCGCTACCTGGGCAAGGGCGTCGAGCGGGCGGTCGCCGCCGTGCTCGACGAGATCGGCCCGGAGCTGGTCGGCATCGAGGCCGTCGAGCAGCGGGTGGTGGACCAGAAGCTGGTCGACCTCGACGGCACCCCGGACAAGTCCCGCCTGGGCGCGAACGCCATCCTGGGCGTGTCGCTGGCCGTGGCGAAGGCGGCGGCCGAGTCCAGCGGCCTGGAGCTGTTCCGCTACATCGGCGGCCCGAACGCGCACGTCCTGCCGGTGCCGATGCTGAACATCCTCAACGGCGGCGCGCACGCCGACACCGAGGTGGACATCCAGGAGTTCATGATCGCGCCGATCGGCGCGGAGAGCTTCCGCGAGGCCCTGCGCTGGGGCGCCGAGGTCTACCACTCGCTGAAGTCGGTGCTGAAGTCCAAGGGCCTGGGCACCGGCCTGGGCGACGAGGGCGGCTTCGCGCCCGCCCTGTCGAGCAACCGCGACGCGCTGGACCTGATCCTCCAGGCGATCGAGAAGGCCGGCTACGCGCCCGGCCGCGACATCGCGCTGGCCCTGGACGTGGCGGCCACCGAGTTCTTCTCCGACGGCGCCTACACCTTCGAGAAGAACAAGCGCAGCGCCGAGCAGATGACCGGCTACTACACCGAGCTGGTCAACGCCTACCCGCTGGTGTCGATCGAGGACCCGCTGTCCGAGGACGACTGGGACGGCTGGGTGCAGCTGACCGCCGAGCTGGGCGAGAAGGTCCAGATCGTCGGCGACGACCTGTTCGTGACCAACCCGGAGCGGCTGGAGGAGGGCATCTCCCGCCGCGCGGCCAACGCGCTGCTGGTGAAGGTCAACCAGATCGGCACGCTGTCGGAGACGCTGGACGCGGTGGCCCTGGCCACCTCCTACGGCTACAAGTCGATGATGTCCCACCGGTCCGGCGAGACCGAGGACACCACCATCGCCGACCTCGCGGTGGCCGTCGGCGCGGGCCAGATCAAGACCGGCGCCCCCGCCCGCGGCGAGCGCACCGCGAAGTACAACCAGCTCCTGCGCATCGAGGAGGCCCTGGGCGACGCCGCGCGCTACGCCGGCGACCTGGCCTTCCCGCGGTTCACGCCGGAGGGCTGATGACACCCCGGGACCGGGACCCCCGCCGCGGCCGCGACGCCGCGCGGGGGGCCCGGCCTGCCCGGAAGCGGGCCCGCGCGGGCGTGCCGGCCGAGGGCGGGTCGACGGCGCGGCCGCAGCAGCGGCGGCCGCAGTCCAGGGCCCGGACCAGGGCGGGCGCCGGCACGGGCGGCGCGTTCGGCATGACCGGCACGCGCCGCGCGGCGCTGCTGGCCATGGTCGTGTGCGCGCTGGCGCTGAGCATCGCGGTGCCCCTGCGGACCTACCTGGCCCAGCGCGAGGAGCTGCGCGAGGTCAACGCCTCGCAGGAGACGCTGCGCGCCGAGGTGGCGCGGTTGGAGCAGCGCAAGCGGGAGCTGGCCGACCCGGCGCACGTGGAGGCCGAGGCGCGGCGCAGGCTGCACTACGTGCGGCCCGGTGAGACGCCCTACGTGGTGCAGCTGCCCGGCGACGCGGAGCGCGAACTGGAAGAGCGGCGACCGGCGACCGAGCCGGCCGAGGACAAGGCGTGGTACGAGCAGTTGTGGGATTCGGTGGCGGCGCGATGACGCAGGTGAGCGACGAGGACCGGGCGGCGGTCGCGGCCCAGCTGGGGCGCACCCCGCGCGGCATGCGGGCGGTCGCCGCGCGGTGCCCGGGCGGGCACCCGGCGGTCGTGCGGACCAACCCCCGGCTGGAGGACGGCACGCCGTTCCCGACCCTGTACTACCTGACCTGCCCGCGGCTGACGTCGCTGGTCAGCAGGCTGGAGAGCGCCGGGGTGATGAGGGAGATGACCGACCGGCTGGCCGTGGACGAGGAGCTGGCCGGGCGCTACCTGCGGGCCCACGAGCTGTACCTGGCCGAGCGGGACGCGATCGAACCGCTCGGCACCACCGTCACCGCGGGGGGCATGCCGGGGCGGGTCAAGTGCCTGCACGTGCACGTGGCGCACTCGCTGGCCGCCGGCCGCGGCGTCAACCCGTTCGGCGACGAGGCCCTGGACCTGCTGGCCGACGAGTGGCCGGCCGGGGATTGCGCGTCAAAGGTGAAAAACTGACCGTAGGGGCAGTTCTCCGGACACAAAGCCGGCCCACGGCCGTGACACCGCCGTTCGGATCAGGCAGGCTGGGTCACGGGCCGGGTGACGATGCGATGGGGAGTTCGTGGCTGTGCCGAAGTCCAAGCGACGGGTCAAGAAGCGGGCGAGGGCCCACCCGGGGACGATGACGCCGCGGCAGTGGGGCTTCGCCTCGGCGGCGATCGGCGCCATGCTCGTGCCCACCCTCCTGCACGGCTCCCTCCCGCTGGACTGGGTCCCCCTCTCCGGCGACACCGACATCGAGGCCGTCCCGCCCGGTCCCGGCGACGTGCTCGGCACGCTCGCGCTGGAGGACAGCGGGGCGCTGGGCGCGGGCGGGCGGCTGCCCGAGACCGACGAGCTGAGCGCGTCCCTGCTGGCCGACGCGGACGACCCGGCCGGGTTCGAGGACGACCTGCCCCCGCTGGACGGCGGCTTCCTGCGCGAGGGCCAGCACGGCATCCCGGGCGTCATGCTCGACGCCTACATGCGGGCGGCCGACCGGCTGGCCGAGACCACCCCCGCCTGCAACCTGGACTGGCCCCTGCTGGCGGGCATCGGCCGCATCGAGTCCGGCCACGCCCGCGGCGGCCGGGTGAACGAGAACGGCGACACGGTCGACCCGATCCTGGGCCCGGTGCTCAACGGCGCGCCGGGCGTGGCCGCGATCCGCGACACCGACGGCGGCCGGTTCGACCGCGACACCACGTGGGACCGCGCGGTCGGGCCGATGCAGTTCATCCCGTCCACGTGGGCCGGCTACGCGGCCGACGGCAACGAGGACGGCAAGAGCGACCCGAACAACATCTACGACGCCACCATCGGCGCGGGCAACTACCTGTGCGCGGGCGGCGGCGACCTGGCCGAGCCGGAGGCGCGGGCCCGCGCGGTGTTCCGGTACAACCACTCGAACGAGTACGTGGCGACGGTGCTCTACTGGGCGGACGTGTACGCCAACGGCGTGCCGGTGCTGCCCGACCTGGTCGGCTCGGACGAGGACTTCGGGTCGGACTACGACGAGGGCGACACGCCGGTCGGCGCCTCGCCGCCGGGGTCGCCGAACCAGCCGGGCACGACCACCAACCCGCCGTCGTCCAACCCCTCCTCGTCGAACCCGACCACCTCGTCGAGGCCGCCGGGCACCACGATCACCCTGATCCCGACGAGCCCGACCAGCCCGACGACCACGCCGCCGTGCCCGACGCCGACCACCGGGACGACGCCGACGAGCACGAGCACCACGACGCCCACGACGACCCCCGAGGTCCCGCCGGGCTGCCCGACGCCCACCACGACCACCACGACCACCACGACGACGACGACCACCGCCGCGCAGAGCCCGGTCGAGACCACGGCCACCGCGCCCGGCTCCAGCCCGGCGTCCCCGGGCTCGACGTCGTCCTCCGGTTCGTCGGTCGGCTCCTCGTGGCCGACGACCAGTTCGTCGATGCGCCCGGTCTGAGGTTCCCCGGGGCGGGGTCCCGCTCCGGTCCTCCGACGTAGACTGCGCGCGAGTCCACCGGCGGAGGGGTGTTGGCATGGCGCGCGTGGCCGCGATCGACTGCGGGACGAACTCGATCCGGCTCCTGGTCGCCGACGTGACCACTTCGGACGGTGGCGGGCGCTGGTTGCGCGACGTGCACCGGGAGATGCGGGTCGTGCGGCTGGGGCAGGGCGTGGACGCGACCGGCGAGCTGCACCCGGACGCCGTCGCCCGCACCCGCGCCGCGCTCGTGGACTACACGAACGTGTTGCGCCGCAAGGGGGCCGAGCGGGTGCGGATGGTCGCCACCTCGGCCACCCGCGACGCGGCCAACAAGGACGTGTTCTTCGACATGACCCGCGAGGTGCTGGGCGTCGAGGCCGAGGTCATCAGCGGTGACGAGGAGGCGCGGCTGTCGTTCACCGGCGCGGTGTCCGACCTGGACGCCGGGGAGGGGCCGTTCCTGGTCTCCGACATCGGCGGCGGGTCCACCGAGCTGGTGCTGGGCACGTGGGACGGGGTCCGCGGCGAGGTCGAGGCGGCCCGGTCGGTCGACATCGGGTGCGTGCGGCTCACCGAGCGGTGCCTGCACACCGACCCGCCGACCGGGCGGGAGGTGGACGAGGCCGTCCGCGTGACGCGGGAAGTGCTCCAGGGCGCGTTCGACGCGGTGCCCACCGAGCGGGCGCGGACGTGGATCGGGGTCGCCGGGACGGTGACCACCCTGGTCGCGGTGGCCAAGCGGCTGCCCAGCTACCAGCCGGACGAGGTCCACCTGGCCCGGTTGACCGTGGACCAGGTTCGGGAGACCACGGCCGCGCTGCTGGCCATGGGGCACGACGAGCGGGCCGCGCTGGGGCCGATGCACCCCGGTCGGGTGGACGTCATCTGCGGTGGGGCGCTGGTCGTGCGCACGCTGGCCGAGCACCTGGCGGAGCGGGGCGTGACCGAGCTGGTCGCCAGCGAGCACGACATCCTGGACGGGATCGCGTTCTCGCTGGCCTGAGGCGCCGTCCGCGCCGTCCCGCCGGGCGGCCGCGGCCGCCCGGCGGAATGGCCCGCGGGCAGTCGTGGCCTCAGCGGTTGGAGGCCGACTGGACGAACTCCGCCAGGTCCCTGGACTGCTGCACCCGGCTCGGCTCGTGGACGTACATCATGTGCCCGGCGGGGTAGTACGCCGACTCGATGTTGGCGTGCAGCTCCTCGGGGACGCGCAGGTGCGCCACCACGTGCTCGGCCGCGAAGTACGGCGTCGCGCCGTCGTAGTAGCCGTAGGCGATGTGGACCTTCAGGTGCGGGTTGGCGCGCATCGCCG
This portion of the Saccharothrix syringae genome encodes:
- a CDS encoding tetratricopeptide repeat protein, producing MTDGTFEAFRRAEALLAQRRPLEALRELAVVLEAAPEQAGVQLLAGRAYLGSAQLKRAEAAFRKVLELDPSDHYARFALGRTLQRQSRLPEALAQFRMAAAMNPTPEYQEALGELSARLAVERDR
- a CDS encoding FtsB family cell division protein, which gives rise to MTPRDRDPRRGRDAARGARPARKRARAGVPAEGGSTARPQQRRPQSRARTRAGAGTGGAFGMTGTRRAALLAMVVCALALSIAVPLRTYLAQREELREVNASQETLRAEVARLEQRKRELADPAHVEAEARRRLHYVRPGETPYVVQLPGDAERELEERRPATEPAEDKAWYEQLWDSVAAR
- the eno gene encoding phosphopyruvate hydratase, whose product is MAVIEQVGAREILDSRGNPTVEVEVALDDGTLERAAVPSGASTGEHEAVELRDGDAKRYLGKGVERAVAAVLDEIGPELVGIEAVEQRVVDQKLVDLDGTPDKSRLGANAILGVSLAVAKAAAESSGLELFRYIGGPNAHVLPVPMLNILNGGAHADTEVDIQEFMIAPIGAESFREALRWGAEVYHSLKSVLKSKGLGTGLGDEGGFAPALSSNRDALDLILQAIEKAGYAPGRDIALALDVAATEFFSDGAYTFEKNKRSAEQMTGYYTELVNAYPLVSIEDPLSEDDWDGWVQLTAELGEKVQIVGDDLFVTNPERLEEGISRRAANALLVKVNQIGTLSETLDAVALATSYGYKSMMSHRSGETEDTTIADLAVAVGAGQIKTGAPARGERTAKYNQLLRIEEALGDAARYAGDLAFPRFTPEG
- a CDS encoding alpha/beta fold hydrolase: MVHVSRGGEGPLLVLLHGLGATGSAWRGAVGSWPGSWLVVDLPGHGRSAPLGRYSFGSLAAAVASVVPAGPVAVLGHSLGGVVALALASGWFGVDVRAAAGLGVKLRWTEGELARAAGLAAKPPRVFPTRAEASGWAAKLAGVPLEDGVVETPDGWRAALDPAAFGVGAPDVDGLLAAARCPVLLAAGEDDPMCPPGDLLAAQPGGMVLAGVGHNAHVEEPGSIRPVLDRLHHALLG
- a CDS encoding DUF501 domain-containing protein — protein: MTQVSDEDRAAVAAQLGRTPRGMRAVAARCPGGHPAVVRTNPRLEDGTPFPTLYYLTCPRLTSLVSRLESAGVMREMTDRLAVDEELAGRYLRAHELYLAERDAIEPLGTTVTAGGMPGRVKCLHVHVAHSLAAGRGVNPFGDEALDLLADEWPAGDCASKVKN
- a CDS encoding lytic murein transglycosylase, which encodes MVVPPPSKTKPGPRARGRAGEVVGRLFLVLLLLAVAAGGAWALGRFNRPGPREAADPPFPVPFLEVEPGAAAPGSGGRVPAAGPATADPLVEWASSLAAEIDVPARALRAYATADLAMRAQQPGCRISWATLAGIGRVESFHGTIGGLELGEDGRPSRPIIGIPLDGSPGVKAIPDSDGGRLDEDTRWDRAVGPMQFIPTTWARYAVRANGDGNSPDPQNIDDAALAAARYLCSGGRDLGTGAGWWAAVLDYNASTEYGQKVFSGAEAYARASTGT
- the efeU gene encoding iron uptake transporter permease EfeU, with product MLLSNGLIGLREGLEAALVVSILVAFLVRTDRRSRLPQVWLGVAAAVALSVVFGAVVSFTAATMTFEQQEAFGGGMSLLAVAFVTGMVFWMRATARTIAADLRGKLDRALEVGPLAVVVLAFLAVGREGLETAVFFYSSVQAAGSTVQPLIGFLVGIGVAVALAYLLYRGAIRFDLGAFFTWTGALLVFVAAGVLAYGLHDLQEAAILPGLDVLAFDLGDTVPEDSWYGALLKGIFNYSQRTTVLQAAAWSAYVLVVLPLFLIRPRTRAAAGARS